The following coding sequences are from one Primulina eburnea isolate SZY01 chromosome 15, ASM2296580v1, whole genome shotgun sequence window:
- the LOC140814717 gene encoding mRNA cap guanine-N(7) methyltransferase 1-like isoform X2 has protein sequence MKRGYDESSSSGLLGPPQSKFKYNPEEFLEDESTKIFARKVADHYSARTNQTLEEREASPIIHLKKLNNWIKSVLIQLYTKKGDAVLDLACGKGGDLIKWDKARIGYYVGIDIADGSIEDCRTRYNGDADHHQRRKKFSFPARLLCGDCYEVQLDKVLADDAPFDICSCQFALHYSWSTEARARRALANVSALLRPGGIFIGTMPDANVIVKKLREADGLAFGNSVYWIRFDQEFENKKFKSSSPFGIKYKFHLEDAVDCPEWIVPFDMFKSLAEEYGFELVFVKNSHAFVDEYMKIPEYIELMRRLGALGDGKEDQSTLSPDEWEVAYLYSAFVLRKRGQPERTRTTSGRRDKGKMHLLKQDIMHISDEV, from the exons ATGAAGCGTGGATATGATGAATCTTCGTCGTCGGGTCTTCTTGGACCTCCTCAATCCAAATTTAAGTACAACCCCGAAG AATTTCTAGAGGATGAAAGTACTAAGATATTTGCAAGGAAAGTTGCTGATCATTACAGTGCAAGAACGAATCAGACATTGGAAGAACGGGAAGCGAGCCCTATTATTCACTTGAAGAAACTCAACAACTGG ATAAAGAGTGTCTTGATTCAGCTATACACAAAAAAGGGGGATGCAGTTCTTGATCTGGCTTGCGGAAAG GGCGGTGACCTTATCAAATGGGACAAGGCAAGGATTGGTTATTATGTTGGTATTGATATCGCTGATGGTTCG ATAGAAGATTGCCGCACACGATATAATGGTGATGCAGACCATCACCAACGCCGCAAGAAGTTCTCCTTTCCTGCCAGGCTCTTATGTGGAGACTGCTATGAG GTTCAACTGGACAAAGTTTTGGCAGATGATGCTCCATTTGATATCTGCAGCTGTCAG TTTGCTTTGCATTACTCATGGTCTACTGAGGCACGTGCGCGGCGAGCCTTGGCTAATGTATCAGCTTTACTTCGACCTGGGGGCATCTTCATCGGAACAATGCCAGATGCCAATGTTATCGTAAAAAAGCTTAGAGAAG CTGATGGACTGGCTTTTGGTAATAGTGTGTACTGGATACGTTTCGATCAAGAATTCGAAAATAAG AAATTTAAATCTTCAAGTCCCTTCGGAATCAAGTACAAGTTCCACCTTGAG GATGCAGTTGATTGCCCCGAATGGATTGTCCCTTTCGACATGTTTAAATCATTGGCTGAAGAG TATGGATTCGAGTTGGTTTTTGTCAAAAACTCACACGCATTTGTGGATGAATACATGAAGATACCCGAATATATTGAGCTCATGCGAAGACTCGGTGCTTTGGGTGATGGGAAAGAAGACCAAA GTACATTATCACCAGATGAATGGGAGGTGGCCTACTTATATTCAGCCTTTGTCTTGAGAAAG CGAGGGCAACCAGAACGAACCCGAACGACGAGTGGCAGACGGGACAAAGGTAAAATGCATCTGCTGAAGCAGGATATTATGCACATCAGTGATGAGGTCTAA
- the LOC140813618 gene encoding uncharacterized protein, translating into MGLPAGLLPKQIKSYNFSGSGLLQVFLDGPCLTKFDTMAFYESEVQANLTYGSLSGVQGLSQEELFLWLPVKDITVDDPNSGLILFDIGLAHKQLSLSLFEDPPDCSTDDGLNEMIREVKGSVAEK; encoded by the exons ATGGGCCTGCCCGCCGGCCTCCTACCCAAGCAAATCAAGTCTTACAATTTCTCGGGCTCCGGTCTCCTACAAGTGTTTCTTGACGGCCCGTGCCTGACCAAGTTCGACACCATGGCTTTCTACGAGAGCGAGGTGCAAGCTAACCTCACCTACGGTAGCCTCTCCGGCGTTCAGGGTCTCTCACAGGAAGAGCTCTTTCTATGGCTTCCGGTTAAAGACATCACAGTCGATGATCCCAACTCCGGGCTCATACTTTTCGACATCGGGCTTGCACATAAACAGCTTTCTTTATCCCTCTTTGAAGATCCACCGGATTGCAGCACAGATG ATGGACTGAATGAGATGATCAGAGAAGTGAAGGGATCTGTAGCTGAAAAATGA
- the LOC140814423 gene encoding organic cation/carnitine transporter 4-like — MSGSSPTESSPDGVDLRLPLLQPDCAASTKKVERLCIDDMLQKHCGEFGRWQLRHFVLTSMAWALEAFHTMVVIFADREPAWRCSVGSADGCSAGVQSVCQLEPGSWEWVGGAGSSTVAEFGLICGQKYKIGLVQALFFAGCMIGAGVFGHLSDSRLGRKGSLLVVCILNAIFGFITALSPNYWTYAVLRILTGFSTGGVGLCAFVLATEPVGPTKRGVAGMSTFYFFSGGIAILSGIAYIFRTWRALYIASSIPSVLFLIIVLPFVSESPRWCLIRGKMGRAMKTMCEIAKMNGKNLPAGVILALDLETNESKTEQESKEAVTGSLLDVLRSPVTRIRLFLAVAINFLCSIVYYGLSLNVVNLGTNLYLNVFLNAVAEMPAFLITAVLLDRFGRKPLSIGTQWFSGAFCIVGALLNGYGIWKTVRMVCGILGIFGMAGTYNLLFIYTIELFPTVIRNAALGCATQAAQMGAILAPFIVVFGGGIPFLVFGVSGIVGGMLAFYLPETLHRPLYDTMAGMEEGERFALMS; from the exons ATGTCAGGAAGTTCGCCTACTGAATCATCACCCGATGGTGTGGACCTCCGCTTACCGCTTCTTCAACCGGATTGCGCCGCCTCCACCAAAAAGGTGGAGAGGCTGTGCATAGACGACATGTTGCAGAAGCATTGCGGGGAGTTTGGGAGGTGGCAGCTTAGACACTTCGTGTTGACCAGCATGGCCTGGGCTCTGGAGGCGTTCCACACCATGGTCGTCATCTTCGCCGACCGTGAACCGGCTTGGCGGTGCTCAGTCGGCAGTGCTGACGGCTGTTCTGCCGGGGTTCAGAGCGTGTGCCAGCTTGAACCCGGTTCTTGGGAATGGGTCGGTGGGGCTGGGAGCTCCACGGTGGCAGAGTTTGGATTGATTTGTGGACAGAAATATAAGATCGGGTTGGTTCAGGCCCTTTTTTTCGCAGGCTGCATGATAG GTGCTGGAGTTTTCGGACATCTTTCAGACTCCAGACTGGGAAGAAAAGGTTCACTATTAGTTGTATGCATCTTGAACGCCATCTTTGGTTTTATAACAGCGCTTTCCCCAAATTATTGGACTTATGCTGTATTGCGCATTCTCACCGGTTTCAGCACCGGAGGAGTTGGCCTATGCGCTTTTGTCCTTGCCACCGAGCCAGTTGGCCCTACTAAGCGTGGGGTCGCAGGAATGTCCACGTTTTACTTCTTCTCAGGAGGGATCGCCATTCTATCTGGAATTGCTTACATTTTTCGAACGTGGCGAGCACTTTATATTGCCTCATCCATTCCATCTGTCCTCTTCCTCATCATCGTACTACCATTTGTTTCTGAGTCCCCTCGATGGTGCCTAATACGAGGGAAAATGGGTCGTGCCATGAAAACTATGTGTGAAATTGCTAAAATGAATGGGAAGAATCTCCCTGCGGGTGTCATCCTCGCCCTTGATCTAGAGACAAATGAAAGTAAAACAGAACAAGAATCGAAAGAAGCTGTGACAGGATCCCTTCTGGACGTGCTTCGCTCCCCAGTCACCCGAATCCGTTTATTTTTAGCCGTTGCCATTAACTTCTTATGCTCCATTGTATACTATGGCTTGAGCTTGAACGTGGTAAACCTTGGAACCAACCTTTATCTCAATGTTTTCCTCAACGCAGTAGCTGAGATGCCTGCCTTTCTGATAACTGCAGTATTATTAGACAGGTTTGGTCGAAAGCCATTGAGTATTGGGACTCAATGGTTCAGTGGAGCTTTCTGTATTGTGGGAGCCTTGTTAAACGGATATGGGATATGGAAGACGGTTCGAATGGTATGTGGTATTCTGGGGATATTTGGCATGGCGGGGACGTAcaatttattgtttatttataCGATAGAACTGTTTCCTACTGTCATTCGGAATGCAGCACTTGGATGCGCGACTCAAGCAGCACAAATGGGCGCGATTCTGGCTCCATTTATTGTTGTCTTCGGAGGTGGGATCCCTTTTCTGGTTTTTGGGGTTAGTGGTATTGTAGGAGGGATGTTGGCATTTTACTTGCCGGAGACCTTGCATAGACCTTTGTACGATACAATGGCAGGGATGGAAGAGGGGGAAAGATTTGCACTGATGTCTTGA
- the LOC140814717 gene encoding mRNA cap guanine-N(7) methyltransferase 1-like isoform X1, with amino-acid sequence MKRGYDESSSSGLLGPPQSKFKYNPEGDAEFLEDESTKIFARKVADHYSARTNQTLEEREASPIIHLKKLNNWIKSVLIQLYTKKGDAVLDLACGKGGDLIKWDKARIGYYVGIDIADGSIEDCRTRYNGDADHHQRRKKFSFPARLLCGDCYEVQLDKVLADDAPFDICSCQFALHYSWSTEARARRALANVSALLRPGGIFIGTMPDANVIVKKLREADGLAFGNSVYWIRFDQEFENKKFKSSSPFGIKYKFHLEDAVDCPEWIVPFDMFKSLAEEYGFELVFVKNSHAFVDEYMKIPEYIELMRRLGALGDGKEDQSTLSPDEWEVAYLYSAFVLRKRGQPERTRTTSGRRDKGKMHLLKQDIMHISDEV; translated from the exons ATGAAGCGTGGATATGATGAATCTTCGTCGTCGGGTCTTCTTGGACCTCCTCAATCCAAATTTAAGTACAACCCCGAAG GCGATGCAGAATTTCTAGAGGATGAAAGTACTAAGATATTTGCAAGGAAAGTTGCTGATCATTACAGTGCAAGAACGAATCAGACATTGGAAGAACGGGAAGCGAGCCCTATTATTCACTTGAAGAAACTCAACAACTGG ATAAAGAGTGTCTTGATTCAGCTATACACAAAAAAGGGGGATGCAGTTCTTGATCTGGCTTGCGGAAAG GGCGGTGACCTTATCAAATGGGACAAGGCAAGGATTGGTTATTATGTTGGTATTGATATCGCTGATGGTTCG ATAGAAGATTGCCGCACACGATATAATGGTGATGCAGACCATCACCAACGCCGCAAGAAGTTCTCCTTTCCTGCCAGGCTCTTATGTGGAGACTGCTATGAG GTTCAACTGGACAAAGTTTTGGCAGATGATGCTCCATTTGATATCTGCAGCTGTCAG TTTGCTTTGCATTACTCATGGTCTACTGAGGCACGTGCGCGGCGAGCCTTGGCTAATGTATCAGCTTTACTTCGACCTGGGGGCATCTTCATCGGAACAATGCCAGATGCCAATGTTATCGTAAAAAAGCTTAGAGAAG CTGATGGACTGGCTTTTGGTAATAGTGTGTACTGGATACGTTTCGATCAAGAATTCGAAAATAAG AAATTTAAATCTTCAAGTCCCTTCGGAATCAAGTACAAGTTCCACCTTGAG GATGCAGTTGATTGCCCCGAATGGATTGTCCCTTTCGACATGTTTAAATCATTGGCTGAAGAG TATGGATTCGAGTTGGTTTTTGTCAAAAACTCACACGCATTTGTGGATGAATACATGAAGATACCCGAATATATTGAGCTCATGCGAAGACTCGGTGCTTTGGGTGATGGGAAAGAAGACCAAA GTACATTATCACCAGATGAATGGGAGGTGGCCTACTTATATTCAGCCTTTGTCTTGAGAAAG CGAGGGCAACCAGAACGAACCCGAACGACGAGTGGCAGACGGGACAAAGGTAAAATGCATCTGCTGAAGCAGGATATTATGCACATCAGTGATGAGGTCTAA